The following coding sequences lie in one Notolabrus celidotus isolate fNotCel1 chromosome 6, fNotCel1.pri, whole genome shotgun sequence genomic window:
- the LOC117814999 gene encoding charged multivesicular body protein 4b-like isoform X1: MSQSVQMFSGGEKVDKRTCNQGKVESLQEREEFLVKKKEYLKTRIQQELQLAKTNSRKNRPVALQALRRKKWYEKHLTYTDCAIKAVRAAHEDKNVVNKVNDLMKDFTDEQADSLNMSDSLYTAVSFGLEFNEDELLAELERLEKNLDESFVEKDSKEDRVCYPEDSSSASSSPPGRKHDDTEVDTEEDEVEDQLDYLRRWVYDS; encoded by the exons ATGTCCCAGTCTGTTCAAATGTTCAGCGGAGGAGAAAAGGTGGACAAGAGGACCTGTAATCAAGGAAAGGTAGAGAGTcttcaggagagagaggagtttCTGGTGAAGAAGAAAGAATATTTGAAGACTAGGATTCAGCAGGAACTTCAGCTCGCAAAGACAAACAGCAGGAAGAACAGACCTG TGGCTCTGCAGGCGCTGAGAAGAAAGAAGTGGTATGAGAAACACCTCACGTACACCGACTGTGCCATCAAGGCGGTTAGGGCTGCTCATGAAGACAA AAATGTTGTCAACAAGGTGAATGATCTGATGAAGGACTTCACAGATGAGCAGGCTGACAGCCTGAACATGTCAGACAGTCTCTACACCGCTGTGAGCTTCGGACTGGAGTTTAATGAG GATGAGTTGCTGGCAGAGCTGGAGCGGCTGGAGAAGAATCTGGATGAGAGTTTTGTTGAGAAGGACAGTAAGGAGGACAGAGTCTGTTATCCTGAAGATTCATCCAGTGCATCATCTTCTCCTCCAGGGAGGAAGCATGACGACACAG AAGTCGACACTGAGGAAGACGAGGTGGAGGACCAGTTAGACTATCTGAGGCGCTGGGTATATgactcataa
- the LOC117814999 gene encoding charged multivesicular body protein 4b-like isoform X2, producing the protein MSQSVQMFSGGEKVDKRTCNQGKVESLQEREEFLVKKKEYLKTRIQQELQLAKTNSRKNRPVALQALRRKKWYEKHLTYTDCAIKAVRAAHEDKNVVNKVNDLMKDFTDEQADSLNMSDSLYTAVSFGLEFNEDELLAELERLEKNLDESFVEKDSKEDRVCYPEDSSSASSSPPGRKHDDTGVRLH; encoded by the exons ATGTCCCAGTCTGTTCAAATGTTCAGCGGAGGAGAAAAGGTGGACAAGAGGACCTGTAATCAAGGAAAGGTAGAGAGTcttcaggagagagaggagtttCTGGTGAAGAAGAAAGAATATTTGAAGACTAGGATTCAGCAGGAACTTCAGCTCGCAAAGACAAACAGCAGGAAGAACAGACCTG TGGCTCTGCAGGCGCTGAGAAGAAAGAAGTGGTATGAGAAACACCTCACGTACACCGACTGTGCCATCAAGGCGGTTAGGGCTGCTCATGAAGACAA AAATGTTGTCAACAAGGTGAATGATCTGATGAAGGACTTCACAGATGAGCAGGCTGACAGCCTGAACATGTCAGACAGTCTCTACACCGCTGTGAGCTTCGGACTGGAGTTTAATGAG GATGAGTTGCTGGCAGAGCTGGAGCGGCTGGAGAAGAATCTGGATGAGAGTTTTGTTGAGAAGGACAGTAAGGAGGACAGAGTCTGTTATCCTGAAGATTCATCCAGTGCATCATCTTCTCCTCCAGGGAGGAAGCATGACGACACAGGTGTCAGATTACACTGA
- the cdk10 gene encoding cyclin-dependent kinase 10, whose amino-acid sequence MDNTGEEEPDPIKLKSIKNNKTFTVPQNDRFGSCRSVREFEKLNRIGEGTYGIVYRARDTKSDEIVALKKVRMDKEKDGIPISSLREINLLLRLRHSNIVELKEVVVGSQLQSLFLVMSYCEQDLASLLENMQTPFSEAQVKCIVLQLLRGLEYLHHNFIIHRDLKVSNLLMTDKGCVKIADFGLARMYGIPQQPMTPRVVTLWYRAPELLLGTKTQTTALDMWAVGCILAELLAHKPLLPGTSEIQQVDLIVQLLGTPNENIWPGFSQLPLIGQYSLRKQPYNNLKNKFTWLSDAGHRLLNLLFMYNPGRRATAKDSLESSYFKEKPLPCEPELMPTFPHHRNKRAAAAQAESHSKRSKV is encoded by the exons ATGGACAACACAGGAGAGGAAGAACCGGACCCTATAAAACTCAAGTCCATCAAGAACAATAAGACCTTCACAGTGCCTCAAAATGACAGG tttgggAGCTGCAGGAGCGTCAGGGAGTTTGAGAAGCTAAATCGCATAGGAGAAGGAACGTACGGCATAGTGT ACCGAGCTCGAGACACAAAGTCGGATGAGATTGTGGCTTTGAAGAAGGTCCGAATGGACAAAGAGAAGGATG GGATCCCCATCAGCAGCCTCCGAGAGATCAACCTGCTGCTGAGGCTCAGACACTCGAACATCGTGGAGCTGAAAGAAGTGGTCGTCGGCAGCCAGCTGCAGAG TCTCTTCCTGGTGATGAGTTACTGTGAACAGGACCTGGCCAGTCTGCTGGAGAACATGCAGACCCCGTTCTCTGAGGCTCAG GTGAAGTGTATCgtccttcagctgctcagaggTTTGGAGTATCTCCACCATAACTTCATCATTCACAG GGACCTGAAGGTGTCTAATCTGCTGATGACAGACAAAGGCTGCGTTAAGATCG ctGACTTCGGATTGGCCAGGATGTACGGCATCCCCCAGCAGCCCATGACGCCTCGAGTGGTCACACTGTG GTACAGAGCTCCAGAGCTCCTCCTAGGGACCAAAACACAGACTACAGCTCTGGACATGTG GGCTGTCGGCTGCATCTTGGCGGAGCTGCTGGCTCACAAACCTCTGCTGCCGGGGACCTCAGAGATCCAGCAGGTCGACCTGATCGTCCAGCTGCTGGGAACTCCGAATGAAAACATCTGGCCG ggtttCTCCCAGCTGCCCCTCATTGGTCAGTACAGTCTGAGGAAGCAGCCGTACAACAACCTGAAGAACAAATTCACCTGGCTGTCTGATGCTGGACACAGACTGCTCAACTTGCTCTTCATGTACAATCCAGGGCGCAG AGCTACAGCCAAAGACAGCTTGGAGAGTTCCTACTTCAAAGAGAAACCTCTAC cctgtgaGCCTGAGCTGATGCCAACATTCCCCCACCATCGCAACAAGAGGGCCGCTGCTGCTCAGGCAGAGAGCCACTCGAAGAGGAGCAAAGTGTGA
- the vps4a gene encoding vacuolar protein sorting-associated protein 4A encodes MTTSTLQKAIDLVTKATEEDKAKNYEEALRLYQHAVEYFLHAIKYEAHSDKAKESIRAKCMQYLDRAEKLKDYLKNKDKQGKKPVKEAQSNDKSDSDSEGENPEKKKLQEQLMGAIVMEKPNVRWNDVAGLEGAKEALKEAVILPIKFPHLFTGKRTPWRGILLFGPPGTGKSYLAKAVATEANNSTFFSVSSSDLMSKWLGESEKLVKNLFDLARQHKPSIIFIDEVDSLCGSRNENESEAARRIKTEFLVQMQGVGNNNDGILVLGATNIPWVLDAAIRRRFEKRIYIPLPEEPARAQMFRLHLGNTPHSLSEADLRQLAHKTDGYSGADISIIVRDALMQPVRKVQSATHFKKVRGPSRSNNQLMVDDLLTPCSPGDPAAQELTWMDVPSDKLLEPIVCMSDMLRSLSTTRPTVNTEDLLKVKKFTEDFGMEG; translated from the exons atgacAACGTCAACATTACAG AAAGCGATTGATCTTGTGACCAAAGCCACAGAGGAAGACAAGGCCAAGAACTATGAAGAGGCCTTGCGACTGTACCAGCATGCGGTGGAATATTTCCTACATGCCATCAAAT ATGAGGCTCATAGCGACAAGGCCAAGGAGAGTATACGAGCAAAGTGCATGCAGTACCTGGACCGAGCTGAGAAACTGAAGGACTATCTgaagaacaaagacaaacagggcAAGAAGCCTGTGAAGGAGGCCCAGAGCAATGACAA GAGTGATAGTGACAGCGAAGGTGAAaatccagagaagaagaaactgcaGGAGCAACTTATGG gtgccATCGTGATGGAGAAGCCCAACGTCAGGTGGAACGATGTGGCTGGACTGGAGGGAGCAAAGGAAGCTCTGAAGGAGGCCGTCATCCTGCCCATCAAATTCCCTCACCTCTTCACCG GTAAGAGAACTCCCTGGAGAGGCATCCTGCTGTTTGGTCCTCCAGGAACGGGGAAGTCTTATCTGGCCAAAGCCGTGGCCACCGAGGCCAACAACTCCACCTTCTTCTCCGTGTCCTCCTCAGACCTCATGTCCAAGTGGCTGGGAGAGAGTGAAAA gCTGGTGAAGAACTTGTTCGACTTGGCTCGCCAACACAAACCCTCAATCATCTTCATCGATGAGGTGGACTCGCTGTGCGGCTCCAGGAATGAGAATGAAAGTGAAGCCGCCCGCCGAATCAAGACAGAGTTCCTGGTCCAGATGCAGG GTGTGGGAAACAACAACGATGGGATCTTAGTGTTGGGAGCCACCAACATCCCCTGGGTGCTCGACGCTGCCATCAGAAGACG ATTTGAGAAGCGTATCTACATCCCTCTGCCAGAGGAGCCAGCTCGGGCTCAGATGTTCCGTCTCCACCTCGGAAACACTCCCCACAGCCTGAGCGAGGCCGACCTGCGGCAGCTTGCCCACAAAACAGATGGTTACTCCGGTGCAGACATCAGCATTATCGTCCGGGACGCTCTCATGCAGCCTGTCAGGAAGGTCCAGTCTGCCACGCACTTCAAAAAG gTCCGTGGCCCGTCTCGGAGCAACAACCAGCTGATGGTGGACGACCTCCTGACTCCCTGTTCCCCCGGTGATCCTGCAGCTCAGGAGTTGACCTGGATGGATGTGCCTAGTGATAAGCTACTGGAGCCCATAGTCTGCATG tcGGACATGCTGCGCTCTCTGTCCACCACCCGTCCCACAGTCAACACTGAAGACCTGCTCAAGGTCAAGAAGTTCACAGAGGACTTTGGGATGGAGGGCTGA